The Lentisphaerota bacterium genome contains a region encoding:
- a CDS encoding NAD(P)H-dependent oxidoreductase subunit E codes for MSEAPVGCTCGSGALSEAHILNELETVLQEYATKPGGLIPALQVAQTRFGYLPQAALKRIAHVFDKPFSEVSGVVTFYSFFSTVPRGTYLIRVCLGTACYVRGGNALLQALKHKLGIDVGETTPDRLFSLGVGRCFGACGMAPVLMVNDDLHQRVKETKVGELLETYRARAAAEATREAVPT; via the coding sequence ATGTCAGAAGCACCTGTGGGTTGTACCTGTGGATCAGGCGCGCTTTCAGAAGCGCACATTCTGAATGAGTTGGAGACCGTGCTACAGGAGTACGCGACCAAGCCCGGGGGACTCATCCCGGCGCTTCAGGTGGCGCAAACGCGCTTCGGCTATCTGCCGCAGGCGGCACTCAAGCGGATTGCCCATGTCTTCGACAAGCCATTCAGCGAGGTCTCTGGAGTTGTCACGTTCTACTCCTTCTTCTCGACCGTCCCGCGCGGAACGTATCTGATCCGCGTCTGCCTGGGAACGGCCTGCTATGTGCGCGGCGGCAACGCCTTGCTTCAGGCGCTCAAACACAAGCTGGGCATCGATGTGGGGGAGACCACGCCCGACCGCCTGTTTTCGTTGGGCGTGGGCCGGTGTTTTGGCGCATGCGGCATGGCGCCCGTGCTGATGGTGAATGACGACCTTCACCAGCGGGTCAAAGAGACCAAGGTCGGGGAGCTTCTGGAGACGTATCGCGCCAGGGCCGCCGCAGAGGCGACGCGAGAGGCGGTGCCGACATGA
- the nuoF gene encoding NADH-quinone oxidoreductase subunit NuoF translates to MSAATPKTIASPAALKGWKARLQRAAGTREEIRVCVGGSCLASGARDVEAALQTALAAQGLAKKVTVRETGCMGPCARGPVLLVASDQTFYQGVKPEDAAEIVREHLLGGKPVERLLVRDEQTGAVQRACGEIPFFAKQTKVVLRTCGTIDPERIEDAVAAGAYGALAKVLESMSGDEVIGQLQTSGLRGRGGAGFPTYLKWSLTRQASAGQKYVLCNADEGDPGAYMDRSVLEGDPHSVIEGMVIAAFTIGADQGYVYVRAEYPLAVKRLQTAIDQARQHGLLGAQILGSAFSFDLDIRMGSGAFVCGEETALITSIEGKRGEPRPRPPFPAQKGLWGKPTLLNNVETYACVPAIILNGAEWFAAYGTAKSKGTKVFALAGAVKNTGLVEVPMGTSLGEVVYDIGGGIRGNKAFKAAQLGGPSGGCIPRQNLNVPLDYEKLQELGAIMGSGGLIVMDEDACMVDVARFFIEFVQEESCGKCAPCRVGTKRMLEILERICGGAGELEDIQRLIDLGHFIKESSLCGLGQTAPNPVLSTIRHFREEYVQHIRDRHCVAGVCPSLVLAPCLSACPAGVYVPGFVALVGEGRYAEALKLHRERNPFAAICARVCFHTCEDHCRRSALDAPVSIRGVKRFMVDQEVVIQRPEVRENAANAARRVAVVGAGPAGLTCAYFLARLGYRPVVLERELRPGGMLMQAIPAYRLPRETLAREIRMIESLGVEIRTGQALGRDFTLQGLRDEGYEAVFVALGAPDGVSLDVPGADAKGVTEAMDFLRQYNIRGSVPVGQNVVVIGGGNAAIDAARTALRLGASSVTVVYRRTREQMPAYAEEIEQSQQEGVTLRTLCSPEAFVVANGQVTGVVCRGMTLGDYDRSGRRRAEAVSDENTETLPCDHVILAIGQGLDAKAALGLPEVALTEGGWIGADPVTGATSLPWLFAGGDAVSGPSSVVEAIAAGERAAVGIDALLTGEAHAFWRTYPDLAVTYDPDADPVPYPREEVNMMPVARRRNNFDEVEQPWNESAARRQACRCLRCDYGKTGKVREVHV, encoded by the coding sequence ATGAGCGCAGCCACACCCAAAACGATTGCGTCACCCGCCGCACTGAAGGGGTGGAAGGCCCGGTTGCAGCGCGCCGCCGGCACGCGTGAAGAGATCCGTGTGTGCGTCGGGGGGAGCTGCCTGGCCTCCGGTGCGCGCGACGTCGAGGCCGCCTTGCAGACCGCGTTGGCGGCACAGGGGTTGGCCAAGAAAGTGACGGTCCGCGAGACGGGCTGCATGGGGCCGTGCGCCCGCGGGCCGGTGCTGCTGGTCGCGTCGGATCAGACCTTCTACCAAGGCGTCAAGCCGGAGGACGCGGCGGAGATCGTTCGCGAACACCTGCTGGGCGGAAAGCCCGTGGAGCGTCTGTTGGTTCGCGATGAGCAAACCGGTGCCGTGCAGCGCGCCTGCGGTGAGATCCCCTTTTTCGCCAAGCAGACCAAGGTGGTGCTGCGGACCTGCGGCACCATCGATCCTGAGCGGATTGAGGACGCGGTCGCGGCCGGCGCCTATGGCGCGTTGGCCAAGGTGCTGGAGAGCATGAGCGGCGACGAGGTGATTGGCCAGCTCCAGACATCGGGACTCCGAGGCCGCGGCGGCGCGGGCTTCCCGACCTATCTCAAGTGGAGCCTCACGCGCCAGGCGTCTGCCGGCCAGAAATACGTCTTGTGCAATGCGGACGAGGGCGACCCCGGCGCCTACATGGATCGCAGCGTGTTGGAGGGCGACCCACACAGCGTGATCGAGGGGATGGTGATCGCGGCTTTCACCATCGGCGCTGACCAGGGCTATGTCTATGTGCGGGCCGAATACCCGCTGGCGGTCAAGCGGCTGCAAACGGCGATCGACCAGGCGCGGCAGCACGGCCTGCTGGGGGCGCAGATTCTCGGCAGCGCGTTCAGTTTTGACCTCGACATCCGGATGGGATCAGGCGCCTTTGTCTGCGGCGAGGAGACCGCGCTGATCACCTCCATTGAAGGGAAACGCGGCGAACCCCGCCCCCGGCCGCCGTTCCCGGCGCAGAAGGGGCTGTGGGGCAAGCCGACGCTGCTGAACAACGTCGAAACCTACGCCTGCGTTCCGGCGATCATCCTGAACGGGGCGGAGTGGTTCGCGGCCTACGGCACGGCCAAGAGCAAGGGGACCAAAGTGTTCGCTTTGGCCGGCGCGGTGAAAAATACAGGACTGGTGGAGGTGCCGATGGGCACCTCGCTCGGCGAGGTGGTCTACGACATTGGCGGCGGCATTCGCGGCAACAAGGCGTTTAAAGCGGCGCAGCTCGGCGGGCCGTCGGGCGGGTGCATCCCCCGGCAGAATCTCAATGTGCCGCTCGACTACGAAAAGCTGCAGGAGCTGGGTGCCATCATGGGTTCGGGCGGGCTGATCGTGATGGACGAGGACGCCTGCATGGTCGATGTGGCGCGTTTCTTCATTGAGTTCGTGCAGGAGGAATCGTGCGGCAAGTGCGCGCCCTGCCGCGTCGGCACCAAGCGGATGCTGGAGATCCTTGAGCGGATCTGCGGCGGCGCAGGCGAACTCGAAGACATCCAGCGGCTGATTGACTTGGGTCACTTCATCAAGGAGTCGTCGCTCTGTGGCCTCGGCCAGACTGCGCCGAACCCGGTGCTGTCGACCATCCGCCACTTCCGGGAAGAATACGTGCAGCACATTCGCGACCGCCACTGTGTGGCGGGCGTCTGCCCGTCGCTGGTGCTGGCGCCGTGCCTGAGCGCCTGTCCGGCGGGCGTCTATGTGCCGGGCTTTGTCGCGCTCGTCGGCGAGGGCCGCTACGCCGAAGCGCTCAAGCTGCACCGCGAGCGCAACCCCTTCGCGGCAATCTGTGCGCGGGTTTGCTTCCACACGTGTGAGGACCACTGTCGGCGCAGCGCACTCGACGCACCGGTCTCGATCCGCGGGGTGAAGCGGTTCATGGTCGACCAGGAGGTGGTCATCCAGCGCCCCGAGGTGCGCGAGAACGCTGCCAATGCGGCGCGGCGCGTCGCGGTGGTGGGGGCCGGGCCGGCCGGCCTGACCTGCGCCTATTTTCTGGCGCGGCTGGGCTACCGGCCGGTGGTGTTGGAGCGCGAGCTGCGGCCGGGGGGGATGCTGATGCAGGCGATCCCCGCCTATCGGCTGCCGCGCGAGACGCTGGCGCGCGAAATTCGGATGATCGAGTCGCTGGGCGTCGAGATCCGGACCGGACAGGCGCTGGGCCGCGACTTCACGCTGCAGGGGCTGCGCGACGAGGGGTATGAGGCGGTCTTTGTCGCTTTGGGCGCGCCCGACGGCGTGTCGCTCGACGTGCCGGGCGCTGACGCCAAAGGGGTGACCGAGGCGATGGACTTCCTCCGCCAGTACAACATCCGCGGCTCGGTACCCGTGGGCCAGAACGTGGTGGTGATCGGCGGCGGCAACGCGGCGATCGACGCCGCGCGAACGGCGCTGCGCCTCGGCGCTTCGAGCGTCACCGTGGTCTACCGCCGCACGCGCGAGCAGATGCCCGCTTACGCCGAGGAGATTGAGCAGTCACAGCAGGAGGGCGTCACCCTCCGCACGCTCTGTTCACCCGAGGCCTTTGTCGTGGCGAACGGCCAGGTCACGGGCGTGGTTTGCCGTGGCATGACGCTGGGCGATTACGACCGGAGCGGCCGTCGGCGTGCAGAGGCCGTTTCGGACGAGAACACTGAAACGCTGCCGTGCGACCACGTGATCCTGGCGATTGGGCAGGGGCTCGACGCGAAAGCTGCGTTGGGGCTGCCGGAGGTTGCGCTGACGGAGGGCGGCTGGATCGGCGCCGATCCGGTCACCGGCGCCACATCGCTGCCGTGGCTGTTTGCGGGGGGTGACGCCGTAAGCGGCCCCTCGTCGGTCGTTGAAGCGATTGCCGCAGGCGAGCGGGCCGCTGTCGGGATCGACGCTCTGCTCACCGGCGAGGCGCACGCCTTCTGGCGCACCTACCCCGATCTCGCTGTCACCTATGACCCGGATGCCGATCCGGTTCCGTACCCGCGTGAAGAGGTAAACATGATGCCGGTGGCCCGGCGGCGGAACAACTTCGACGAAGTGGAGCAGCCATGGAACGAGTCCGCAGCGCGGCGGCAGGCGTGCCGCTGCCTCCGCTGCGATTACGGCAAAACCGGAAAAGTCAGAGAGGTGCATGTATGA
- a CDS encoding 2Fe-2S iron-sulfur cluster binding domain-containing protein: protein MIQVTINGQVLSVEPETTVLQAARQAGISIPTLCFLEKHDPLGACRVCMVEVEGAKTLMAACATPCAERMVVHTNTRRVRTARKQVVDLLLSEHDGNCQLCDRSEDCELRQLAADLGVRELTYTGARAVPMRDASTPGLVRDNSKCIKCRRCVTVCNTVQGVGALFPQGRGFATVIGPAFTQQLDGVACVQCGQCAAVCPVGAITEHSAIEAVWRALDDPTKTVVVQTAPAIRAALGEAFGYPPGTRVTGKMVSALRQLGFHAVFDTNFAADLTIMEEGTELLTRLKGALVEKKPVALPMFTSCSPGWIKFAEYYYPQFLPNLSTCKSPQQMFGALAKTYYAQKIGKKADELVVVSVMPCTAKKFEAQRPEMNASGVRDVDHVLTTRELARMIHEAGIDFAALPDGEMDAPLGLSSGAADIFANTGGVMEAALRTAYEIVTGRELPTGNLHVEPIEGLQGIKEAALTITGTKPEWSFLEGVELRVAVCHGLGNTRRLLERIRNKEATYHFVEVMTCPGGCIGGGGQPRFTDDAVRLKRIGAIYAEDEGKTLRKSHENKQVADLYATFLGAPLGHPSHTLLHTHYAPREKE, encoded by the coding sequence ATGATCCAGGTGACAATAAACGGGCAGGTGCTTTCGGTCGAGCCTGAAACCACGGTGCTGCAGGCGGCGCGGCAGGCGGGGATCTCGATCCCGACGCTCTGCTTTCTGGAGAAGCACGACCCGCTCGGGGCGTGCCGCGTCTGCATGGTCGAGGTGGAGGGGGCCAAAACGCTGATGGCGGCTTGCGCCACCCCCTGCGCGGAGAGGATGGTGGTGCATACGAACACCCGCCGGGTGCGCACCGCGCGCAAACAGGTGGTCGATCTGCTGCTCTCCGAGCACGACGGTAACTGCCAGCTCTGTGACCGCAGCGAGGATTGCGAACTGCGCCAACTTGCCGCCGACCTTGGCGTGCGCGAACTCACCTACACCGGCGCCCGCGCCGTGCCGATGCGCGACGCGTCGACGCCGGGGCTGGTGCGCGATAATTCCAAGTGCATCAAGTGCCGCCGCTGCGTCACGGTCTGCAACACGGTGCAGGGGGTCGGCGCGCTCTTCCCGCAAGGCCGTGGCTTCGCCACGGTCATCGGACCGGCCTTTACGCAGCAACTGGACGGCGTGGCGTGCGTGCAATGCGGCCAATGTGCGGCCGTCTGCCCGGTGGGCGCGATCACCGAGCACAGCGCGATTGAGGCCGTCTGGCGGGCGCTGGATGACCCGACCAAAACGGTGGTCGTGCAGACCGCCCCCGCGATCCGTGCCGCACTGGGCGAGGCGTTCGGTTACCCGCCGGGCACGCGGGTCACCGGCAAGATGGTCTCGGCGTTGCGGCAGTTGGGTTTCCACGCGGTGTTCGACACGAACTTCGCCGCCGATCTGACGATCATGGAGGAGGGGACCGAGCTGCTCACCCGGCTCAAGGGGGCGCTGGTGGAGAAGAAGCCGGTGGCGCTGCCGATGTTCACGAGCTGTTCGCCCGGATGGATCAAGTTCGCCGAGTACTACTATCCGCAGTTTCTGCCCAACCTCTCGACCTGCAAGTCGCCGCAGCAGATGTTCGGCGCGCTGGCCAAGACTTATTACGCGCAGAAGATCGGGAAGAAGGCCGACGAGTTGGTGGTGGTTTCGGTGATGCCCTGCACGGCGAAGAAGTTCGAGGCGCAGCGGCCGGAGATGAACGCCAGCGGGGTCCGTGACGTCGACCACGTGCTCACCACGCGCGAGCTGGCGCGGATGATCCACGAAGCGGGGATCGATTTTGCGGCCCTGCCCGACGGCGAGATGGACGCGCCCTTGGGTCTCTCGTCGGGCGCGGCCGATATCTTCGCCAACACCGGCGGCGTGATGGAGGCGGCCCTGCGCACGGCTTACGAGATCGTCACCGGACGCGAGTTACCGACCGGCAATCTGCACGTCGAACCGATCGAGGGGTTGCAAGGGATCAAAGAGGCGGCGCTGACCATCACCGGCACCAAGCCGGAGTGGTCGTTTCTGGAGGGTGTCGAGCTGCGCGTCGCGGTGTGCCACGGCTTGGGCAACACCCGGCGCCTCCTCGAACGGATCAGAAACAAGGAGGCGACCTACCACTTCGTCGAGGTGATGACCTGCCCCGGCGGCTGCATCGGCGGCGGCGGGCAACCCCGCTTCACCGACGACGCGGTGCGGCTCAAACGGATCGGGGCGATCTATGCCGAAGATGAGGGCAAGACATTACGCAAGTCGCATGAGAACAAGCAGGTGGCGGACCTGTATGCGACCTTCCTCGGTGCGCCCCTCGGCCACCCGTCGCATACGCTGCTGCACACCCACTACGCGCCGCGTGAGAAGGAGTAA